Genomic segment of Bacteroides stercoris ATCC 43183:
ACGAAGCTTTCTGAGGCAGGAGAGTTTGGAGTCTCCGCTGAATGAACGGCGGCTCATCAACTCGTGGGCAGAAGTTTTGGGACCGGTCATTGCTTCTTATACACGTGAACTTTATATAAAGAATCAGGTGCTGTACGTGCATCTTACTTCTGCTGCCCTTCGTCAGGAACTGATGATGGGAAGAGATTTGTTGGTACGTAATCTGAACCGGCATGTGGGGGCACAGGTGATTACTAATATTATATTCCGGTGATATGCGTACTTGCTGTTGGCATTTTAATACATCATCTTCAATGTATCTGTGGTTTTAATCTTCAATTCCTTTAGTTCTTGTAAGGCACGTTCATAATAGATAGGAACTTCTAAATCGTTATTATTGTGCGCGTCCATACCGATAATGGCTGTGCACCCTTCATTGGCAGCAATGTGCCAGAAATTCGGGCAGGGATAGGTGTTTAACCCGTGTTCCTCATTGTATGCCACATATCCGATGTTATATTCCAACGGAATGTTAAGCCGGGCTGCGGTCCGACAGATATGTCGGCTGATTGTGGCACAGTGATGATCGAATTTGGGATAAGAGCGCATGAATAAGTCAGGGTGGGCAAGACAATTATACAGACCGCTCTCCATCCCTTCGATAGCACTCTCTTCGTATAAGTCGAGCATATCCCGATTGTTTGTGTGATGTCCGAAATAAGGGAATTTTTCATCCGTGTGGAAATGGTGGTTGCCGAAAAGGATGTAGTTCAACTGGTACTTTTTAATCTGTTCTTTCAGCCAAGGGATATATTCGGGAAAGTATTCGCATTCCAAGCCTATTTTTATGTCGATTTGCTCCCGGTATTTTTCTCGTAAATATTGCAGGCTTTCTATATACTCCGGCAATTCCTCGGGAAGCATGCGCATATCGGCTACGTAGCTGGTACGGTACTTCCAAGGGGTATGGTCGGAGAAACCAAGTATCTGGAAACCGCCTTTGATAGCGCTGAGAACATATTCTTCATCGCTTCCGACGGCATGCATGCAACGTGTGGTATGAGTGTGATAGTTTGTTTTCATTGTTGTGTTATGATTTCGTCCATACGGATGTCGAATGGTTCTGCCGGAACTTCTTCTACTATTTGAAACGGAAAGCAAATGCCGACTTTGTATGCGGAAGGTATGCGGGGAAGCAGCCGGTCGTAGTACCCCTTTCCTCTTCCCAGCCGGTTTCCGTCACGGTCGAATGCTACCCCCGGAACAATGACAAGGTCTATTGTGGCATAGTCGGTGAACAATGCTCCCGTAGGCTCCTCGATACCATATGCTCCAATAGCAAGGTCGGCAGGACTTGTATATACGCGAAGTTCCAAATCGTTACCTATGACAACAGGCAGGAGTATTTTTTTCTTTGTACTCCATTTTCTGATGAAGTCATGTGTGTGTACTTCGTCCGGCAATGAGTGATATAATAATATAATGCTTGCCGCTCTAAAGACCGGATGTGCTTCGAGAGCGGCAAGTATCTCAGCAGATTGATGCGTAGCGGTAGATTTGTGAAGGGTCTTCAGTAAAGCTATACGCTTGCGCAGTTCTTTTTTCTTTTCCATTGGTATTCTCCTCTTCTTGACCGGCTTGTAGCGGAGCTTTCGGGAAAGCTTCGCCACGTTCCAGGATTTCCAACGCTTTTTTTACAGTAGCGTCACTCTCGTTGATATATCGGATATAGGCTTCTTTACCCAACGTATTGTAGATGATATTGCCGTAGAGGTTCCGTTCCAGTAATTTATAGGAACGGTGTATCAGCAGATTGCGTCTTTTCACTCCTTTGGAATCGGCAAAACGTATGAATTGCTCTACAATACCTTGGCGGCGCAGGTATTTCAGTAAATCCTGTTCATTTTCGAACGCACTCAACTTGGCACGGTTACGGTCGGTGTATTGGAAACTGAACTGTATAATCAACCCCCTGTTGCTGACCTCTATCAGATAAGAAGATACTCCGGTTGTGTCTTGAGGTACGAATACATCGGGCATAATGCCGCCACCGCCGTAAACGGGACGTCCCAGTCCGGTGGAGTAGCGCAGGCTTTCGTCGAGTTTGATGCTGTCTTTAGAGAAGAACTCTCCATGTTCATAGCGGGTCAGCCAATCCATTTCGTATTTAGAGTCTTTCCCGCTTTCGTAGGGACGCTGGATGCAACGTCCGGATGGAGTATAGTAGCGAGCAATAGTCAGGCGAATGGCGGAACCGTCACTGAAATCAATAGGTTGTTGTACCAAGCCTTTGCCAAAAGAACGGCGTCCAACGATAGTTCCCCGGTCGTTGTCCTGAATAGCACCTGCAAAGATCTCACTGGCAGAAGCCGAACCTTCATCTACCAATACAACGAGTGGTGTCTTTTGGCAGCTACCCGTACCGTTGGCATACTCTTCCATGCGCGGATATTTACGTCCTTGTGTATATACAATGAGTTTCCCTTCCGGAAGGAACTCGTTTACCATACGGGTCGCGGCTTCCATGTAACCGCCGGTATTACCACGCAGGTCGATGATGAAACCTTTACATTTTTGATGGCTTAGTTGGGCAATGGCATTCAGCAGTTCTACGTGTGAGGTACGTCCGAACTTGCTGACTTGTATGTAGCCGAAATCATCGTTGAGCATATAAGCGGCATCAATCGTGTTCTGGGGAATGTCGCCGCGTGTAATGGTGAAATCCAACAGCTCTTTTTCGGTGGCGCGCTTCACTCCTAACTTCACTTGTGTGCCTTTAGGTCCTTTCAGATTGCGCATGGCTTTTTCATTAGTCAGCCCTTTGCCAACGAACAGGCTGTCGTTTACCATGACAATGCGGTCACCTGCCATGAGTCCTACTTTTTCGGACGGACCGCCTTGTATTACGCTGTTCACGTGTATGGTATCTTCTTGTATGGTAAACTGGATACCGATACCGCTGAAGCTGCCTTCCAGTTCAGAATTGACTGCTTCCAATTTCTGTGCGGGAATATAAGTGGAGTGTGGGTCAAGTTCTGCCAATATCTGCGGCATTGCTTTTTCTACCAGATCGGTCATGTTGACGCTGTCCACATACTGGTCGTCTACCACCCGCAGTAACGCATTCAGCTTGTTGGACGAGCCGTTGATAATCCCCAAACGGTTTCCTGCGAAATGTTTGGCATAAAAAGTTCCGATAAGTATGCCCGCTACTACACTGATTGCAATAATGAGAGGTGTGAAACGGGAAGAGTTTTTTGTACCCATAATGATATGTACTATATTTTACGATTTACTATTTGGCTGTGCACGAAGTTATCAACTCTCAATTGACATATATATTACTTCGATACCTGCACGTTTCAGCAGTTCGATGCCGTCTTCCAAACGATATTTTTCAGAGTATACGACACGCTTGATTCCTGCCTGGATGATAAGTTTGGCACATTCTATACAGGGAGAGGCAGTGACGTACATTGTGGCACCGTTGCTGCTGTTGTTGGAGCGTGCTATCTTGGTAATGGCATTGGCTTCGGCATGGAGCACATAGGGTTTGGTGAGATTGTTTTCATCTTCACATACATTCTCAAAACCGGATGGCGTGCCGTTATATCCGTCCGAGATAATCATTTTATCCTTTACGATGAGTGCACCCACCTGACGACGTTGACAGTATGAGTTTTCCGCCCATATGCTTGCCATGCGTATATAACGTTTGTCTAAGGCTTCTTGTTTACTTCTCTTGGTTTCATCCATATTTCAGTTGTATTTAGCGGGCTGTAAATCCCATGACTTTTGTTGTATTTCCGTCTTTGAAGTAAAGAGTAATATTATGTATATCCCCTTCGTATTTGAACACATTCTGTATACCGTTGATGAATACTTTAGCCAACTTATCGCTTTCTGTACCGATAACTTTTCCTTTGATGCTTATGGTATGTTCCTTTCCGTCTATTTTCAGAACTGCATCATTGATACTCGAGTTGACGGCATGGACATTAACCGTACCGGTAACTTCTCCGTTCACTTCGGCACAGTTAAAGTTTAGAGTGTAGTTTCCTTCTGCCCTGAAAGTATTGAGTTCACGGTCGATTTCTTCTTTACTTTCGTTGCTCCACAAGCCTTGATAGAATTGTTCTTTTCCTTTTTCGGTGGCGATACGAACCAATTTCCAGGTTTTGTTGTTGAAGATTTCCATTACATCATCCTCATTGTTGCAAGCGCCCAAGCCGAGAAGCATGGATGTAATCATCAGGCAACAGACTATTGTCTTTATTTTGATTTTTTCTTTCATCTTTTTATTCCGTTTCTGATTAATAGCGCATCTATGGTAGGTTCTTGTCCGCGGAAACGCTTGTAGAGCGTCATGGGATGTTCCGTACCTCCTTTCGACAGGATATTCCGGCGGAAAGAGTTGGCTACTTCCGGATTGAAAATGCCGCATTGCTTGAACAGCGAGAAAGCATCCGCATCCAGCACTTCCGCCCATTTATAGCTGTAATACCCGGCAGAATATCCGCCCGCAAAAATGTGTGAGAACTGGGTGCTCATACAGGTTTCCTCTACAACAGGGAGTATTTGTGCTTTATCCCAAGCCTTCTTCTCATAAGCTTTAACATCCCCTTCGAAAGGGGGATTGCGTGTATACCATGCCATATCCAGCAATCCGAAACTTACTTGGCGCAGGCAGGCATAAGCCACGTTGAAATTCGATGAGTCTACAATGCGCTGCACCAGTTCGTCGGGGATGAGTTCGCCGGTTTGGTAGTGGCGGGCAAAGGTGTGCAGGAACTCTTTTTCAATGGCAAAGTTTTCCATGAACTGAGAAGGCAGTTCTACAAAGTCCCAATAAACATTTGTGCCGCTTAAACTTTCGTAAGTGGAGTTGGCAAATATCTCGTGCAAGCTGTGCCCGAACTCGTGCAGGAAAGTTTCCACTTCATCGAAAGTTAGTAGGGCGGGCTTGTTTTGTGTGGGTTTGGTAAAATTCATCACGATAGATACGTGCGGACGGCTGTTTTCGCCGCTTTTCTCATCTGTCCACTGCCCTTTGTAGCTCGTCATCCATGCACCGGAGCGTTTTCCGGCTCTGGGATGAAAGTCTGTATAGAGTACAGCAAGATATGTGCCGTCTTTATCAAATACTTCGTAGGCTTCCACATCCTTGTGATAAACAGGAATGCCGGGATTCTTCTTGAATGTGATGCCGTACAGCCTGCTTGCCAGTCCGAATACTCCTTCTTTAACTTTGCTTAGCTCAAAGTAGGGACGAAGCATTTCATCATTAACACTGAACTTCCGGTCTTTCAGCTTTTGGGAATAGTAACTCCAGTCCCATGGCATGAGATTGAAGCTTTCTCCTTCTTCGTTGCGTGCCAGTGCCTGCACTTCAGCATATTCTTTTTGTGCGGTGGGTGTATATGCTTCTAACAGTTGGTTCAGCAGTTTGTATACAGCGTCGCTGTTTTGTGCCATTCGTTCTTTCAGGTTGTATTCGGCAAAGTTGTCGTAACCCAGCAGTTGGGCGATTTCCATGCGGACGTTGGCAATTTTCTTTACGATTTCCAGATTGTTGCAGGCATTGTCATGCGTGCATTTGGTATTATATGCCATGTAAAGTTCTTGGCGCAGGTCGCGGTTGTCGGCATACGTCATGAAAGGGCTGTAACTTGGGGCATGCAGGGTGAATACCCAACCTTTCACACCTTTTTCCTGCGCTGTCTCTGCGGCGGCATCAACGGCGCTTTCAGGCAGACCGGACAACTGTGACTTATTGGTCAGCACCAATTGGTAGTCGTTTGTCTCTTTCAGGGCATTTTCACTGAACTGCAGTGTCAACAAGCTTAATTCTTTGCACAATTTACGGTACTTTTCCTTGGCATCTCCTTGCAGGTTTGCTCCGTTGCGGACAAAGCCGGTGTAGATGTCTTCCAGTAGCTTGGACTGTTCCGGAGTAAGTTTATTCTTGTCTGTCAGCTCATATGCGGCTTTGATGCGGGCAAATAGCTTTTCGTTGAGGCTGATGTTGTTTTCATGTTCGCTCATCAGTGGCATGATTTCCCGGGCAAGTTCCTGCAATTCATCGCTGGTTTCGGCGCTGAGCAGATTGCCGAATACGGTAGTGACACGATGCAACAGTTCTCCGGACTTCTCGTAGGGCACTATCGTGTTTTCAAAAGTCGGAGCAGCAGGGTTATTGATGATCGCATCTATTTCTGCATTTTGCCGGCGGATGCCTTCATGTATGGCAGGTGCGTAATGTTCAGTCTTTATCAGATTAAAAGGAACAGTTCCATGTGGAGTTGAATACTTTTCAAAGAAAGGATTTGAGGCTTGTATCATAGTCATAAAACAAAGTAATATTAGTGTAAGTTTAAGTCTTGTCATATACCTATCTCTTGAAGAAAATAAATTAATTGCAAATGTGCAAAAAAAATAGGCGACTTCATAAAAGAAGCCGCCTATTTTTTATTATTTTCTAACTGTATATTAGCAGTTAACAGATGCCATGTGAGCAATCAGGTCAAGAACCTTGTTAGAATAACCGATTTCGTTGTCGTACCAAGATACAACTTTAACGAAAGTATCAGTCAAAGCGATACCTGCCTTAGCATCGAAGATAGAAGTGCGAGTGTCACCCAAGAAATCAGAAGAAACAACTGCATCTTCAGTGTAACCCAGAACACCTTTCAGTTCGCCTTCAGAAGCTTCTTTCATGGCAGCGCAGATTTCAGCGTAAGTAGCCGGTTTAGCCAAGTTAACAGTCAAGTCAACTACAGAAACGTCCAAAGTCGGAACACGCATAGACATACCAGTCAGTTTACCGTTCAAAGCCGGAATAACTTTACCTACAGCCTTAGCAGCACCAGTAGAAGAAGGAATGATGTTGCCTGCAGCAGCACGACCACCTCTCCAGTCTTTCATAGAAGGACCGTCAACTGTTTTCTGAGTAGCAGTTGTAGAGTGAACTGTAGTCATCAAACCGTCAGTGATACCCCATTTATCGTTCAATACTTTAGCGATAGGAGCCAAGCAGTTAGTAGTACAAGAAGCGTTAGATACGAATTGAGTACCCTTAACATAAGTCTTTTCGTTAACACCGCAAACGAACATCGGAGTGTCATCCTTAGAAGGAGCAGACATTACAACGTATTTTGCACCAGCTTCGATGTGAGCCTGAGCTTTTTCCTTAGTCAGGAACAAACCGGTAGATTCAACTACGTATTCAGCACCTACTTCGTTCCATTTCAGGTCAGCCGGGTTCTTTTCAGCAGTGATACGGATAGATTGACCGTTAACGATCAGTTTGCTGTTTTCAACATCAGCTTCGATAGTACCGTCGAATTGACCGTGCATAGTATCATACTTCAGCATGTAAGCCAAGTAATCTACCGGGCAAAGGTCGTTAATACCAACGATTTGAATATCGTTTCTTTTCTGAGCAGCGCGGAATACGAAACGTCCGATACGTCCGAATCCATTAATACCTACTTTAATCATTTTGTTTAAACTTTTAAGGGTTTTATAATGTTTAAAATTAAACTTTCAAACTTTTACAGCATTTCTTTTACGAATTGCGCTGCAAAAGTAAGAAAATGTTTTTATATTCGTATCCAAAATCATAATTAAATAATTGAAAAGATGGGAAAAAGTTCATTTTTACAGGAATTTAAGGCTTTTGCCATGAAAGGCAATGTGGTCGATATGGCTGTCGGTGTTATCATTGGAGGTGCGTTTGGCAAGATTGTATCTTCAGTTGTGGCTGATGTGATAATGCCTCCTTTGGGCTTGCTGATAGGCGGTGTAAACTTTACCGATTTAAAATGGGTGATGAAGCCTGCCGAAGTAGTGGATGGCAAGGAGATAGCCGCTGTAACGTTGAATTACGGAAATTTCCTGCAGGCCACTTTCGACTTTCTCATTATCGCTTTTTCTATCTTTATGTTTATTAAGTTGATAACCAAGCTGACGGAAAAGAAAAAAGCGGAAACGCCTGCTGCTCCTCCTGCACCGCCCGCACCAAGTAAGGAAGAAGTGTTGTTGACGGAAATTCGCGATATATTGAAAGAAAAATAATCACGTTTTTTTATTTAAATAATAAAGAAATTCATATATAAATATCCTCGGAAGATGGTAATGCTTCTTTCGAGGATATTTGATTTTATAGGATTAAAAAAGGATTATTGCCTAGTCTTCTTTCAGGTTGTACTTCAATCTCTGATATTTACGAATTGTCTCCCGTTGAAGACTTTCAAGTGTACTGATCTCTATGGATAGTTGGTGGAGCTTGGGATCGGTCTCTTTGAGAATTCGTGCTGTTTTATAATCATAGATTTCCGGTACAACTTCCCGGTTTCTTTTACATTCGTCCAGTAGATAGGAAGCACAGGCTATATAATGCTCTTTGAAGGCTTTGCGTTTTTTTTCGAGCAGCGGACGGTAAGTCTTATCTTTATTGTATATGCGTTGATAGAAACCGTCCAAGGCAATTTTGCGGTCTTTTTTCTGTTCCGTATTGATGGCTCTTTTATATAAAGAATCGAGGGTGATATACTCCGGGTAGGATGTCAATAGTGCTTCAAGTTCTTTTTTAGCCTTTTCATAGGCTAATCTCTGAGGTTCCAGTTCTTCCGGTTTTATGGTAGTGGCAAGTTGTATCAACCGGGGTTCGCGGTTGAAGTTGGTGATTTTGTAGAGTTTCTTGCAATATTCAATGTATTTTTCTGTTATTTCCCAATTGTACTGCAAAGTTTTTTCTTGCAAATCAGTCTGTATGCTTGTCAGTGCATTTTCTAATTGAGCAATTTCAATTTGTAGCGAATCTGCTTTGGAAAGGGGCTGTGCTGCTATCGGCAATAGGCAGTAAAGTGTAAGGACCGCTGATAGGATGTTTCTTTTCATGATACTTAGATATTTGGTTTAGTAACAGAGACAAATATAAATTCTTTATTTTATAAATCCAACAAATCCTTTAGTTTCTTGAAAGATAAGCGGTGCAGGTGTTTTCCGTTCTCTGTATATTGCCGTATTTTGTTTTTTGCTCTGAACAAATTTTGCCATATTTTGCTTTCTGCTCTAAACAAATTCGTATCTTTGTGCTCCAAATTACTAACACCTCTGTTTCTATGCAAGAAAAGATTATTATTCTTGATTTCGGCTCACAGACCACGCAGCTTATCGGTCGCCGTGTTCGCGAGTTGAATGTATATTGTGAAATTGTGCCTTACAACAAATTTCCTCAGGGAGATGCGAGTGTAAAAGGAGTTATTCTTTCAGGTAGTCCATTTTCCGTATATGACGAAAGTGCGTTTAAGATAGATTTAAACGAAATCCGTGGTAAATATCCTATATTGGGAATCTGCTACGGTGCACAGTTTATAGCCTATACCAACGGCGGTAAGGTTGAACCTGCGGGTAGCCGTGAATATGGACGGGCGCATTTAGCTTCTTTTGATAAAAACAATGTGCTTTTTAAGGGAGTAAAGGAAAATACTCAAGTGTGGATGAGTCATGGCGATACTATTACTGCCATTCCTGAAAGCTTCAAGACTATAGCTTCTACGGATAAAGTGAAGATTGCCGCTTATCAGGTGGAAGGAGAGAAAATGTGGGGTGTACAATTCCATCCGGAAGTATTCCATAGCGAGGACGGTACACAGATGCTGAAAAACTTTGTAGTGGAAGTCTGCGGTTGCAGGCAGGACTGGAGCGCAGCTTCGTTTATCGAAACTACGGTTGCCCAGTTGAAGGAACAATTGGGGGATGATAAAGTCGTGCTCGGTTTGAGCGGTGGCGTTGACTCTTCTGTTGCTGCTGTATTGCTGAATCGTGCTATCGGAAAGAATTTAACTTGTATTTTTGTGGATCATGGCATGCTGCGCAAAGATGAATTTAAAAATGTATTGCACGATTATGAATGTCTTGGTCTGAATGTTATCGGAGTGGATGCAAGCGCTAAATTCTTTGCGGAATTGGCAGGAGTGACCGAACCTGAAAAGAAGCGTAAGATTATAGGTAAGGGTTTCATTGATGTATTCGATGAAGAGGCTCATAAGATTAAAGATGTGAAATGGCTGGCTCAAGGAACGATCTATCCAGACTGCATCGAGTCGCTTTCTATTACCGGAACTGTAATCAAGAGTCATCATAATGTAGGTGGACTTCCTGAAAAAATGAATCTGAA
This window contains:
- a CDS encoding DciA family protein — protein: MKRNDAEQIGKLIRSFLRQESLESPLNERRLINSWAEVLGPVIASYTRELYIKNQVLYVHLTSAALRQELMMGRDLLVRNLNRHVGAQVITNIIFR
- a CDS encoding histidinol-phosphatase; the encoded protein is MKTNYHTHTTRCMHAVGSDEEYVLSAIKGGFQILGFSDHTPWKYRTSYVADMRMLPEELPEYIESLQYLREKYREQIDIKIGLECEYFPEYIPWLKEQIKKYQLNYILFGNHHFHTDEKFPYFGHHTNNRDMLDLYEESAIEGMESGLYNCLAHPDLFMRSYPKFDHHCATISRHICRTAARLNIPLEYNIGYVAYNEEHGLNTYPCPNFWHIAANEGCTAIIGMDAHNNNDLEVPIYYERALQELKELKIKTTDTLKMMY
- a CDS encoding 5-formyltetrahydrofolate cyclo-ligase, with amino-acid sequence MEKKKELRKRIALLKTLHKSTATHQSAEILAALEAHPVFRAASIILLYHSLPDEVHTHDFIRKWSTKKKILLPVVIGNDLELRVYTSPADLAIGAYGIEEPTGALFTDYATIDLVIVPGVAFDRDGNRLGRGKGYYDRLLPRIPSAYKVGICFPFQIVEEVPAEPFDIRMDEIITQQ
- a CDS encoding S41 family peptidase, producing MGTKNSSRFTPLIIAISVVAGILIGTFYAKHFAGNRLGIINGSSNKLNALLRVVDDQYVDSVNMTDLVEKAMPQILAELDPHSTYIPAQKLEAVNSELEGSFSGIGIQFTIQEDTIHVNSVIQGGPSEKVGLMAGDRIVMVNDSLFVGKGLTNEKAMRNLKGPKGTQVKLGVKRATEKELLDFTITRGDIPQNTIDAAYMLNDDFGYIQVSKFGRTSHVELLNAIAQLSHQKCKGFIIDLRGNTGGYMEAATRMVNEFLPEGKLIVYTQGRKYPRMEEYANGTGSCQKTPLVVLVDEGSASASEIFAGAIQDNDRGTIVGRRSFGKGLVQQPIDFSDGSAIRLTIARYYTPSGRCIQRPYESGKDSKYEMDWLTRYEHGEFFSKDSIKLDESLRYSTGLGRPVYGGGGIMPDVFVPQDTTGVSSYLIEVSNRGLIIQFSFQYTDRNRAKLSAFENEQDLLKYLRRQGIVEQFIRFADSKGVKRRNLLIHRSYKLLERNLYGNIIYNTLGKEAYIRYINESDATVKKALEILERGEAFPKAPLQAGQEEENTNGKEKRTAQAYSFTEDPSQIYRYASIC
- a CDS encoding dCMP deaminase family protein; the protein is MDETKRSKQEALDKRYIRMASIWAENSYCQRRQVGALIVKDKMIISDGYNGTPSGFENVCEDENNLTKPYVLHAEANAITKIARSNNSSNGATMYVTASPCIECAKLIIQAGIKRVVYSEKYRLEDGIELLKRAGIEVIYMSIES
- a CDS encoding DUF4847 family protein, yielding MKEKIKIKTIVCCLMITSMLLGLGACNNEDDVMEIFNNKTWKLVRIATEKGKEQFYQGLWSNESKEEIDRELNTFRAEGNYTLNFNCAEVNGEVTGTVNVHAVNSSINDAVLKIDGKEHTISIKGKVIGTESDKLAKVFINGIQNVFKYEGDIHNITLYFKDGNTTKVMGFTAR
- a CDS encoding M3 family metallopeptidase; this translates as MTMIQASNPFFEKYSTPHGTVPFNLIKTEHYAPAIHEGIRRQNAEIDAIINNPAAPTFENTIVPYEKSGELLHRVTTVFGNLLSAETSDELQELAREIMPLMSEHENNISLNEKLFARIKAAYELTDKNKLTPEQSKLLEDIYTGFVRNGANLQGDAKEKYRKLCKELSLLTLQFSENALKETNDYQLVLTNKSQLSGLPESAVDAAAETAQEKGVKGWVFTLHAPSYSPFMTYADNRDLRQELYMAYNTKCTHDNACNNLEIVKKIANVRMEIAQLLGYDNFAEYNLKERMAQNSDAVYKLLNQLLEAYTPTAQKEYAEVQALARNEEGESFNLMPWDWSYYSQKLKDRKFSVNDEMLRPYFELSKVKEGVFGLASRLYGITFKKNPGIPVYHKDVEAYEVFDKDGTYLAVLYTDFHPRAGKRSGAWMTSYKGQWTDEKSGENSRPHVSIVMNFTKPTQNKPALLTFDEVETFLHEFGHSLHEIFANSTYESLSGTNVYWDFVELPSQFMENFAIEKEFLHTFARHYQTGELIPDELVQRIVDSSNFNVAYACLRQVSFGLLDMAWYTRNPPFEGDVKAYEKKAWDKAQILPVVEETCMSTQFSHIFAGGYSAGYYSYKWAEVLDADAFSLFKQCGIFNPEVANSFRRNILSKGGTEHPMTLYKRFRGQEPTIDALLIRNGIKR
- the gap gene encoding type I glyceraldehyde-3-phosphate dehydrogenase; translation: MIKVGINGFGRIGRFVFRAAQKRNDIQIVGINDLCPVDYLAYMLKYDTMHGQFDGTIEADVENSKLIVNGQSIRITAEKNPADLKWNEVGAEYVVESTGLFLTKEKAQAHIEAGAKYVVMSAPSKDDTPMFVCGVNEKTYVKGTQFVSNASCTTNCLAPIAKVLNDKWGITDGLMTTVHSTTATQKTVDGPSMKDWRGGRAAAGNIIPSSTGAAKAVGKVIPALNGKLTGMSMRVPTLDVSVVDLTVNLAKPATYAEICAAMKEASEGELKGVLGYTEDAVVSSDFLGDTRTSIFDAKAGIALTDTFVKVVSWYDNEIGYSNKVLDLIAHMASVNC
- the mscL gene encoding large-conductance mechanosensitive channel protein MscL, with product MGKSSFLQEFKAFAMKGNVVDMAVGVIIGGAFGKIVSSVVADVIMPPLGLLIGGVNFTDLKWVMKPAEVVDGKEIAAVTLNYGNFLQATFDFLIIAFSIFMFIKLITKLTEKKKAETPAAPPAPPAPSKEEVLLTEIRDILKEK
- a CDS encoding DUF5039 family protein gives rise to the protein MKRNILSAVLTLYCLLPIAAQPLSKADSLQIEIAQLENALTSIQTDLQEKTLQYNWEITEKYIEYCKKLYKITNFNREPRLIQLATTIKPEELEPQRLAYEKAKKELEALLTSYPEYITLDSLYKRAINTEQKKDRKIALDGFYQRIYNKDKTYRPLLEKKRKAFKEHYIACASYLLDECKRNREVVPEIYDYKTARILKETDPKLHQLSIEISTLESLQRETIRKYQRLKYNLKED
- the guaA gene encoding glutamine-hydrolyzing GMP synthase, translating into MQEKIIILDFGSQTTQLIGRRVRELNVYCEIVPYNKFPQGDASVKGVILSGSPFSVYDESAFKIDLNEIRGKYPILGICYGAQFIAYTNGGKVEPAGSREYGRAHLASFDKNNVLFKGVKENTQVWMSHGDTITAIPESFKTIASTDKVKIAAYQVEGEKMWGVQFHPEVFHSEDGTQMLKNFVVEVCGCRQDWSAASFIETTVAQLKEQLGDDKVVLGLSGGVDSSVAAVLLNRAIGKNLTCIFVDHGMLRKDEFKNVLHDYECLGLNVIGVDASAKFFAELAGVTEPEKKRKIIGKGFIDVFDEEAHKIKDVKWLAQGTIYPDCIESLSITGTVIKSHHNVGGLPEKMNLKLCEPLRLLFKDEVRRVGRELGMPEHLITRHPFPGPGLAVRILGDITPEKVSILQDADDIFIQGLRNWKVKDAGGNETTLYHQVWQAGVILLPVQSVGVMGDERTYERAVALRAVTSTDAMTADWAHLPYEFLGKVSNDIINKVKGVNRVTYDISSKPPSTIEWE